The following coding sequences lie in one Cannabis sativa cultivar Pink pepper isolate KNU-18-1 chromosome 5, ASM2916894v1, whole genome shotgun sequence genomic window:
- the LOC115716301 gene encoding non-specific lipid transfer protein GPI-anchored 7, which produces MESFNSTIMAILLLLLITLGMADAQVPSCASKLVPCANYLNSTKPGDDCCTSIKQAVANELPCLCNLYNTPGVLQSFGVTVAQALRLTQSCGVPVKLDQCKSSAPSPQTQPPPGVPGGDGNGAERAVWTGMSSLLLLFVSVLLY; this is translated from the exons ATGGAGAGCTTCAACAGCACGATAATGGCTATTCTCCTTCTTCTACTGATCACGCTCGGTATGGCCGACGCTCAGGTGCCTTCTTGCGCCAGCAAGCTGGTGCCCTGTGCCAACTACCTGAACTCCACCAAGCCAGGCGACGACTGTTGTACCTCGATCAAGCAAGCCGTAGCTAACGAGCTCCCTTGCTTGTGTAACCTCTACAACACCCCTGGTGTGCTTCAGAGCTTTGGTGTTACAGTCGCTCAAGCTCTTCGTCTCACTCAAAGCTGTGGCGTTCCAGTCAAGCTCGACCAATGCAaat CTTCAGCTCCTTCTCCCCAGACCCAGCCTCCCCCAG GAGTTCCAGGAGGTGATGGCAATGGAGCAGAGAGAGCAGTATGGACAGGAATGTCTTCTCTGTTGCTATTGTTTGTGTCAGTGTTACTTTATTAG